Proteins encoded in a region of the Salvelinus sp. IW2-2015 linkage group LG27, ASM291031v2, whole genome shotgun sequence genome:
- the LOC111953314 gene encoding GDP-Man:Man(3)GlcNAc(2)-PP-Dol alpha-1,2-mannosyltransferase isoform X2 — translation MLLTATLVVLVMGVRVWLQANRNARRARDGRPTVAFFHPYCNAGGGGERVLWCALRALQNRYQDVNFMVYTGDQGVTNQQILDGARRRFNILLPRPVQFVFLKHRLLVEASLFPHFTLIGQSVGSIFLGWEALTEFVPDVYIDSMGYAFTLPVFKYLGGCHVASYVHYPTISTDMLSVVRERNPRFNNADYISNNLLLSAVKVVYYCLLALLYGLAGSCSDVVMVNSSWTLNHILTLWRATNRTCLVYPPCDTHAFLQLPLDEDSDRKCHSIVSIGQFRPEKDHRLQIRAFRKVLQKKEAGLVAGPGGRESLRLVLIGGCRNQEDEDRVLMLRGLCQELGVADRVEFKLNVPFEELKRELGEATVGLHTMWNEHFGIGVVECMAAGTVILAHKSGGPRLDIVVPYEGRQTGFLAEDEDGYADAIERILALSPSARLEIRRNARLSVTRFSDQEFEACFLAAMEPVMGTLER, via the exons ATGCTCCTGACCGCCACCCTGGTCGTGCTCGTCATGGGGGTGCGCGTGTGGCTGCAGGCAAACAGGAACGCACGGCGAGCGCGTGATGGGCGTCCCACAGTGGCTTTCTTTCACCCGTACTGCAACGCGGGAGGTGGTGGCGAGCGAGTGCTGTGGTGTGCCCTCAGAGCTTTGCAGAATAG GTACCAAGATGTCAACTTCATGGTGTACACGGGCGACCAGGGTGTGACAAACCAGCAGATTCTTGATGGCGCCCGGCGGCGCTTCAACATCCTTTTACCTCGACCCGTCCAGTTTGTCTTCCTCAAACACCGCCTATTGGTCGAGGCCAGCCTCTTCCCCCACTTCACTCTGATTGGTCAAAGTGTAGGCTCAATCTTCCTTGGTTGGGAAGCCCTTACGGAGTTTGTCCCAGATGTCTACATCGACTCCATGGGTTACGCCTTCACTCTGCCTGTGTTTAAATACCTAGGGGGTTGTCACGTGGCTAGCTACGTGCACTACCCCACCATCAGCACAGACATGCTGTCGGTGGTGCGCGAGAGGAACCCCAG GTTCAACAACGCAGACTACATCTCCAACAACCTGTTACTGAGCGCGGTCAAGGTTGTCTACTACTGCCTGCTGGCGCTGCTCTATGGTCTGGCCGGCTCCTGCAGCGACGTGGTCATGGTCAACTCCAGCTGGACCCTGAACCACATCCTGACCCTATGGCGAGCGACCAACCGCACCTGCCTAGTCTACCCGCCGTGCGACACCCACGCCTTCCTCCAGCTCCCGTTGGACGAGGACTCGGACCGGAAGTGCCATTCCATCGTTTCCATTGGTCAGTTTCGACCGGAGAAGGACCATCGGCTTCAGATTCGCGCCTTCCGGAAGGTGCTGCAGAAGAAAGAAGCGGGGCTAGTTGCGGGGCCRGGAGGAAGGGAGTCGCTGAGGTTGGTGCTGATTGGTGGATGCCGGAACCAAGAGGATGAGGATAGGGTGTTGATGCTGAGAGGGCTGTGCCAGGAGCTGGGCGTGGCGGACAGGGTGGAGTTTAAACTCAACGTGCCGTTTGAGGAGCTGAAGAGGGAGTTGGGGGAAGCTACGGTGGGACTGCACACCATGTGGAACGAACACTTTGGGATAG gGGTGGTGGAGTGCATGGCGGCTGGGACTGTCATCCTGGCCCACAAGTCTGGAGGCCCCAGGCTGGACATTGTGGTGCCCTACGAGGGCCGCCAGACRGGCTTCCTGGCCGAGGATGAGGACGGCTACGCAGACGCCATTGAGCGGATCCTGGCCCTGTCACCCTCGGCTCGCCTGGAGATCCGACGCAACGCCCGCCTCTCGGTCACCCGCTTCTCCGACCAGGAGTTTGAGGCCTGCTTCCTGGCCGCCATGGAGCCTGTCATGGGGACACTGGAGCGATGA
- the LOC111953314 gene encoding GDP-Man:Man(3)GlcNAc(2)-PP-Dol alpha-1,2-mannosyltransferase isoform X1, whose product MSVHDQLAQCLCDLIRLLWTLLLPCVFLCMLLTATLVVLVMGVRVWLQANRNARRARDGRPTVAFFHPYCNAGGGGERVLWCALRALQNRYQDVNFMVYTGDQGVTNQQILDGARRRFNILLPRPVQFVFLKHRLLVEASLFPHFTLIGQSVGSIFLGWEALTEFVPDVYIDSMGYAFTLPVFKYLGGCHVASYVHYPTISTDMLSVVRERNPRFNNADYISNNLLLSAVKVVYYCLLALLYGLAGSCSDVVMVNSSWTLNHILTLWRATNRTCLVYPPCDTHAFLQLPLDEDSDRKCHSIVSIGQFRPEKDHRLQIRAFRKVLQKKEAGLVAGPGGRESLRLVLIGGCRNQEDEDRVLMLRGLCQELGVADRVEFKLNVPFEELKRELGEATVGLHTMWNEHFGIGVVECMAAGTVILAHKSGGPRLDIVVPYEGRQTGFLAEDEDGYADAIERILALSPSARLEIRRNARLSVTRFSDQEFEACFLAAMEPVMGTLER is encoded by the exons ATGTCTGTCCATGATCAACTTGCTCAATGTTTGTGTGATCTAATCAG GTTGTTGTGGACATTGCTCCTGCCATGCGTGTTTCTGTGCATGCTCCTGACCGCCACCCTGGTCGTGCTCGTCATGGGGGTGCGCGTGTGGCTGCAGGCAAACAGGAACGCACGGCGAGCGCGTGATGGGCGTCCCACAGTGGCTTTCTTTCACCCGTACTGCAACGCGGGAGGTGGTGGCGAGCGAGTGCTGTGGTGTGCCCTCAGAGCTTTGCAGAATAG GTACCAAGATGTCAACTTCATGGTGTACACGGGCGACCAGGGTGTGACAAACCAGCAGATTCTTGATGGCGCCCGGCGGCGCTTCAACATCCTTTTACCTCGACCCGTCCAGTTTGTCTTCCTCAAACACCGCCTATTGGTCGAGGCCAGCCTCTTCCCCCACTTCACTCTGATTGGTCAAAGTGTAGGCTCAATCTTCCTTGGTTGGGAAGCCCTTACGGAGTTTGTCCCAGATGTCTACATCGACTCCATGGGTTACGCCTTCACTCTGCCTGTGTTTAAATACCTAGGGGGTTGTCACGTGGCTAGCTACGTGCACTACCCCACCATCAGCACAGACATGCTGTCGGTGGTGCGCGAGAGGAACCCCAG GTTCAACAACGCAGACTACATCTCCAACAACCTGTTACTGAGCGCGGTCAAGGTTGTCTACTACTGCCTGCTGGCGCTGCTCTATGGTCTGGCCGGCTCCTGCAGCGACGTGGTCATGGTCAACTCCAGCTGGACCCTGAACCACATCCTGACCCTATGGCGAGCGACCAACCGCACCTGCCTAGTCTACCCGCCGTGCGACACCCACGCCTTCCTCCAGCTCCCGTTGGACGAGGACTCGGACCGGAAGTGCCATTCCATCGTTTCCATTGGTCAGTTTCGACCGGAGAAGGACCATCGGCTTCAGATTCGCGCCTTCCGGAAGGTGCTGCAGAAGAAAGAAGCGGGGCTAGTTGCGGGGCCRGGAGGAAGGGAGTCGCTGAGGTTGGTGCTGATTGGTGGATGCCGGAACCAAGAGGATGAGGATAGGGTGTTGATGCTGAGAGGGCTGTGCCAGGAGCTGGGCGTGGCGGACAGGGTGGAGTTTAAACTCAACGTGCCGTTTGAGGAGCTGAAGAGGGAGTTGGGGGAAGCTACGGTGGGACTGCACACCATGTGGAACGAACACTTTGGGATAG gGGTGGTGGAGTGCATGGCGGCTGGGACTGTCATCCTGGCCCACAAGTCTGGAGGCCCCAGGCTGGACATTGTGGTGCCCTACGAGGGCCGCCAGACRGGCTTCCTGGCCGAGGATGAGGACGGCTACGCAGACGCCATTGAGCGGATCCTGGCCCTGTCACCCTCGGCTCGCCTGGAGATCCGACGCAACGCCCGCCTCTCGGTCACCCGCTTCTCCGACCAGGAGTTTGAGGCCTGCTTCCTGGCCGCCATGGAGCCTGTCATGGGGACACTGGAGCGATGA